The Chloroherpetonaceae bacterium genome includes a region encoding these proteins:
- a CDS encoding M28 family metallopeptidase — MRRIFFLLFFAIAPTLYAQIDSAYIAARYRETALRIIAAAMKDSVAFERLAELCDTFGPRLSGSENLERAIDWCLAKMKADGFDNVRGEPVMVPRWVRGAESCELVSPRPHKMAVMGLGGTIPTPKKGITAEVLVVRDFDELEARAAEAKGKIVLFNTPFTQYGQTVRVRTLGAQRAAKVGAVASLIRSVGPFSLYTPHTGAMTYVDSIPKIPHAAISLEDAEMLARMQKRGQKVVVKLLLNAKQLPDAPSRNVIAEIRGTEKPDEVVVFGGHIDSWDVGQGAMDDGGGCVAAWHALKIIKDLGLRARRTLRVVLWTNEENGFRGATAYADAHKHERHVLAIESDAGVFKPTGFGFTGRDSVLQIVKAIAHLLAPIEASRITIGGGGADIAPLMQQGVPGLGLQVDGTRYFWYHHTHADTIDKLNPEELNRCVAAMAIMAFVAADLP; from the coding sequence ATGAGACGCATTTTCTTTTTGCTCTTTTTTGCCATAGCCCCTACGCTCTATGCCCAAATCGACTCGGCTTACATTGCAGCTCGGTATCGCGAGACGGCTTTGCGCATCATCGCTGCTGCAATGAAGGATAGCGTTGCTTTCGAGCGACTTGCCGAACTTTGCGATACCTTCGGCCCACGCCTCAGCGGCTCAGAGAATCTTGAGCGTGCAATAGACTGGTGTCTTGCTAAAATGAAAGCCGATGGCTTCGACAATGTGCGCGGTGAGCCTGTAATGGTGCCTCGCTGGGTGCGCGGTGCAGAAAGCTGTGAACTTGTTTCGCCTCGCCCACACAAGATGGCTGTAATGGGCTTAGGTGGCACTATCCCGACCCCAAAGAAAGGTATCACCGCAGAGGTGCTGGTGGTTCGCGATTTTGATGAGCTTGAAGCTCGAGCTGCTGAAGCCAAAGGCAAAATCGTGTTGTTCAACACGCCTTTTACGCAGTATGGGCAAACGGTGCGTGTGCGCACACTTGGTGCACAGCGTGCAGCAAAGGTTGGCGCAGTAGCTAGCCTTATTCGCTCTGTCGGTCCCTTTTCGCTCTACACCCCCCACACTGGTGCAATGACATATGTCGACTCCATTCCCAAAATCCCACATGCAGCTATTTCGCTGGAAGATGCAGAAATGCTTGCTCGAATGCAGAAGCGCGGGCAAAAGGTGGTGGTCAAACTCCTTCTTAATGCAAAACAGTTGCCTGATGCGCCCTCTCGCAATGTAATTGCTGAAATTCGAGGCACAGAAAAGCCAGACGAAGTCGTAGTTTTTGGCGGACATATTGATTCATGGGACGTTGGGCAAGGTGCAATGGACGATGGTGGTGGCTGTGTCGCCGCCTGGCATGCGCTCAAAATCATCAAGGATTTGGGGCTTCGAGCACGCCGCACCTTGCGCGTAGTGCTCTGGACAAATGAGGAAAATGGCTTTCGTGGCGCCACTGCATATGCCGATGCACATAAGCACGAGCGGCATGTGCTTGCAATTGAATCTGATGCGGGTGTCTTTAAGCCCACAGGCTTCGGCTTTACGGGTCGTGATTCTGTTCTACAAATCGTGAAAGCGATTGCACATCTGCTCGCACCGATTGAAGCCAGTCGCATTACCATCGGTGGCGGTGGCGCTGATATTGCGCCTCTAATGCAGCAGGGTGTGCCCGGTTTAGGCTTGCAAGTTGACGGCACTCGCTACTTCTGGTATCACCATACGCATGCTGACACAATTGACAAGCTTAATCCAGAAGAGCTGAATCGCTGCGTGGCGGCTATGGCGATTATGGCATTTGTTGCCGCTGACCTCCCGTAG
- a CDS encoding response regulator → MQGGHEPLSGRKERTVLLVDDDIAVLQVTSRQLQRSGCRVVTASSADEAERILEAQDIPIVVCDKAMPGRDGLDLCRSLRQNPKTKGIYFIMITALGKPMEKVRALMEGVDDYIHKSFEPSELLARIQVAQRILDLQEQILQLERLNASIAMVTTLAHEINNPLTGLLGFLELAKVRITKKPLQEDDIEKIKRMLERVYEQGKRIEMVVRKLMNLKEYSTKTYLEGVEMVDIDKADVLSSAASQEKDETENQRENIARPK, encoded by the coding sequence ATGCAAGGGGGGCATGAACCACTATCAGGGCGAAAGGAACGGACTGTTCTGCTTGTCGATGATGACATAGCAGTGCTGCAGGTTACTTCACGCCAGTTGCAGAGAAGCGGATGCAGAGTGGTGACAGCAAGCAGCGCCGATGAAGCTGAAAGAATTTTAGAAGCCCAGGATATTCCCATTGTCGTCTGCGATAAAGCAATGCCCGGACGAGATGGATTGGATTTATGCCGCAGCCTTCGGCAAAATCCAAAAACGAAAGGCATCTATTTCATCATGATTACTGCACTGGGTAAGCCAATGGAAAAAGTGCGGGCCTTGATGGAAGGGGTCGATGACTACATTCACAAATCTTTTGAACCGAGTGAACTGCTGGCGCGCATTCAGGTTGCACAGCGCATTTTAGACCTGCAAGAGCAAATCTTGCAGTTGGAGCGCCTGAATGCATCAATAGCAATGGTAACAACATTGGCACACGAAATTAACAATCCGCTGACGGGACTTTTGGGCTTTCTGGAACTTGCAAAAGTGCGTATCACGAAAAAGCCTCTGCAAGAAGATGATATTGAAAAAATTAAGCGAATGCTGGAGCGCGTCTACGAACAAGGCAAGCGAATTGAAATGGTTGTGCGTAAGCTGATGAACCTCAAAGAATATTCAACCAAGACATATCTGGAAGGGGTAGAAATGGTGGATATTGACAAAGCAGATGTGCTAAGCAGTGCCGCAAGTCAAGAAAAGGATGAAACAGAAAATCAGCGGGAGAACATAGCAAGACCCAAATGA
- a CDS encoding geranylgeranylglycerol-phosphate geranylgeranyltransferase, which yields MTVSSPLWSKALACVVLTRPSNVGLFFLAILLGAFVAAGTEAFAEPKVWLAALSGTLVGAAANVINDVMDIEIDRINKPKRPLASGRLSPKDAQAEWFALTAAGIALSAFISPLHTSIAIGASAVLYAYSLVLKRVALVGNLVVAGVVSTGLIYAALVVGDLQEVWFPVAFSFLFNLGREILKDLEDTEGDKKGGAETLPLKIGTIGSLWVITLLYVLVVALSILPYLQGLYGKWYLWSVLCTTDAIIAFTVVRAWQVQTKENFYKLNTLLKWAMLTGIVAIALGRV from the coding sequence ATGACAGTTTCCTCACCACTTTGGTCTAAAGCATTAGCATGTGTGGTGCTAACACGCCCCTCCAATGTAGGGCTGTTTTTTTTAGCCATTTTGCTCGGCGCATTTGTCGCAGCTGGAACCGAGGCCTTCGCAGAACCGAAAGTGTGGCTAGCTGCACTTTCGGGCACGCTGGTCGGCGCAGCAGCTAATGTCATCAACGATGTGATGGACATAGAAATTGACCGCATCAACAAGCCCAAACGACCCTTAGCAAGTGGTAGACTCTCACCGAAAGATGCTCAAGCCGAATGGTTTGCCTTAACTGCAGCAGGAATTGCACTGTCAGCCTTCATTTCGCCTCTGCACACCAGTATTGCAATTGGTGCAAGTGCAGTGCTCTACGCGTATAGCCTTGTCTTAAAACGCGTCGCCTTAGTTGGAAATCTTGTGGTGGCCGGTGTGGTAAGCACAGGACTAATATATGCGGCATTAGTTGTTGGCGACCTGCAAGAAGTATGGTTCCCTGTTGCATTTAGCTTTCTCTTCAACTTGGGGCGGGAGATTCTTAAAGACCTCGAAGATACCGAAGGTGACAAGAAAGGTGGCGCAGAGACCTTACCACTCAAAATCGGGACGATCGGCTCGCTCTGGGTAATTACGCTACTCTATGTGCTGGTGGTAGCACTTTCTATTTTGCCGTATCTGCAAGGGCTATACGGCAAGTGGTATCTCTGGAGTGTGCTTTGCACGACCGATGCGATAATTGCTTTTACAGTGGTGCGCGCATGGCAAGTGCAGACCAAAGAAAATTTCTACAAACTCAATACACTGCTCAAATGGGCAATGCTAACAGGCATTGTGGCAATTGCTCTGGGGCGAGTGTAA
- a CDS encoding peptidylprolyl isomerase, with product MRHCLWAVFLLCAAQSLGQPFWKNAEMRAAKEASDQRRVGLLLSHLDKSDALDAFVLYELASVQSDSAIDAILRKLSSPSARVREYAALALGQTLRLSPNASRFEDTVLALIAAEKNRAVRYELVIALGHFASCSAMEKLLDLNLKDRVLKDAIAEAIARAALRRVVSEKLTAAAALLYRETARSPMFNFALYALSRIGDSTLLAPHQHVLLAALRAQNADQRALAATACASLRTPESQAALLNAMHDTDWRVAVNALRALSRYPTPDAAALYEAALPLLRSPNYHLQKETLHLLLRYAPSDELHASASFSALLSAVELLCESSSLDIQTDALQTLAVLAPDRAASKIQQRISAPTQAMLTAMGTLAWREKQVRPEWLSVLQESALDTTSPLATAAIRSLGNALKIARHDSTISHSIVRTLEQAMVLHARSAASNTSAVQAAAEILSDSLAFSPQSASAFRQTLSILRSEHDAETVMMLLQALVRLQGSAALPVLEQYFLDRELSVRKTAAELYLRLTGQRPTVDLSIRPPAVDWAFFNRFSRNPLATIETTKGSITVELFIEEAPFTVRNFIKLAEAKFYDGLRFHRVVPNFVVQGGDPKGDGTGGPPYSIRTEFTRRRFERGILGLASAGKDTEGSQFFIMHSHHPHLDGRYTAFGLVKRGMNVVDRLEVGDRILSIRITGR from the coding sequence ATGCGACACTGCCTCTGGGCTGTTTTCTTGCTTTGCGCCGCACAAAGTCTGGGTCAGCCTTTTTGGAAAAATGCCGAAATGCGCGCCGCCAAAGAGGCTTCTGACCAGCGCCGAGTTGGTCTTCTGCTGTCACACTTAGACAAATCCGATGCGCTTGATGCATTTGTGCTCTATGAGCTGGCTAGCGTGCAATCCGATAGTGCAATTGACGCGATTTTGCGCAAACTCTCCTCCCCCTCTGCACGCGTGCGCGAGTATGCGGCATTAGCACTGGGACAAACTCTTCGGCTTTCTCCTAATGCCTCCCGCTTTGAGGATACTGTGCTGGCCTTGATTGCTGCTGAAAAAAACCGTGCGGTGCGCTACGAGCTAGTTATTGCACTTGGGCACTTTGCCAGCTGCTCCGCAATGGAAAAACTCTTGGATTTGAACTTGAAGGATAGGGTCTTAAAAGACGCTATTGCTGAGGCTATTGCACGCGCAGCACTGCGCCGAGTCGTTTCTGAAAAACTTACTGCTGCCGCTGCTTTGCTTTACAGGGAAACCGCACGCTCACCGATGTTTAACTTTGCGCTCTATGCCCTGTCTCGCATTGGCGACAGCACCTTACTTGCGCCGCATCAACATGTCCTTCTTGCTGCGCTTCGTGCACAAAATGCTGACCAGCGCGCTCTTGCTGCTACTGCTTGTGCTTCTTTGCGCACCCCTGAATCACAAGCTGCTTTGCTGAATGCAATGCACGACACAGATTGGCGTGTGGCTGTTAATGCCCTCCGTGCGCTCAGTCGCTACCCTACGCCAGACGCTGCAGCACTTTACGAGGCAGCTCTGCCGCTCCTAAGGTCACCAAACTACCACTTGCAGAAAGAAACGCTGCACCTGCTCTTGCGCTATGCACCCTCTGACGAGTTGCATGCGTCGGCTTCATTTTCTGCTTTGCTCTCAGCTGTAGAGCTGCTTTGTGAGTCTTCATCGCTTGACATTCAGACCGACGCTTTGCAAACGCTGGCAGTGCTTGCGCCTGACAGAGCTGCTAGCAAAATCCAGCAGCGAATATCTGCGCCCACGCAAGCGATGCTGACCGCTATGGGTACTCTGGCATGGCGAGAAAAGCAAGTGCGCCCCGAGTGGCTTTCGGTGCTCCAAGAAAGTGCCCTCGATACCACCTCGCCGCTAGCCACCGCAGCTATTCGCTCACTTGGCAATGCATTAAAAATCGCTCGTCACGATAGCACAATTTCACACTCAATTGTGCGCACCTTAGAGCAAGCAATGGTGCTTCATGCCCGCTCTGCCGCATCAAACACTTCTGCAGTTCAGGCGGCTGCAGAAATTCTTTCTGATTCACTTGCTTTTTCTCCGCAGTCAGCTTCTGCATTTCGTCAAACACTCTCCATCCTTCGCTCTGAGCACGATGCAGAAACCGTGATGATGCTCTTGCAAGCTCTTGTTCGCTTGCAAGGCAGCGCTGCTTTGCCTGTACTTGAACAGTATTTTCTCGATAGAGAACTTTCCGTGCGCAAGACTGCGGCGGAGCTATACCTGCGCCTTACTGGTCAGCGTCCAACAGTTGACCTTTCCATCCGTCCGCCTGCCGTAGATTGGGCGTTTTTCAATCGCTTCTCTCGCAATCCACTTGCCACTATTGAGACCACGAAAGGGTCAATTACTGTTGAGCTATTTATTGAGGAAGCACCTTTCACTGTGCGCAATTTTATCAAGCTCGCTGAGGCGAAGTTTTACGACGGGCTGCGCTTTCACCGTGTCGTGCCTAATTTTGTGGTTCAAGGTGGCGACCCGAAAGGCGATGGCACTGGTGGTCCTCCTTATTCCATTCGCACGGAGTTTACGCGCCGCCGTTTTGAACGCGGTATCTTAGGTCTGGCATCAGCGGGCAAAGATACCGAAGGTTCGCAGTTTTTTATCATGCATTCCCATCACCCTCACTTAGACGGGCGTTACACCGCCTTCGGTCTGGTCAAGCGAGGCATGAATGTGGTCGATAGGCTTGAGGTAGGCGACCGCATTCTGTCTATTCGCATCACTGGACGTTAA
- a CDS encoding tetratricopeptide repeat protein, whose amino-acid sequence MKKLLCLFILSALFVNAAWAQVPSFVKTMVQRKEFDRAIAELERIIKENPGNMEAYYVLGNVYYEKAQNDKRAEDYRKATQNYRKVLSMKSTEKQAPVFQLQAENTIRTMWAIVFNDGVNAFNEAVQQKDAAKRNAGMDTAITKFKLAIEIVPDSMQVYMPLARAYIVEGKYAEAEPVLRKYIEYNPDDVDAYTLIDFALEKQEKFAQAVEMLEIVVRRGKATPDTYNRLMVAYIRANRISDAEKLLDKALENPTPDIKKTAVPLLRYVAQVLADSGKYEAAIAKLERALQLDPTVSDAAYNYAVYHIQLVDKYKKAFEDSVKAANKGKKKVKIPEYTGGAPYYERALQVLRPAAERENTKQYWRLMAKLYALLGRNADSKEALNRVNTAKEDS is encoded by the coding sequence ATGAAGAAACTTCTTTGCTTGTTCATTCTGTCTGCGCTTTTTGTTAATGCCGCTTGGGCGCAGGTGCCAAGCTTTGTCAAGACGATGGTTCAGCGTAAGGAATTTGACCGCGCAATTGCTGAGCTTGAGCGCATCATCAAGGAAAATCCGGGCAATATGGAGGCTTACTATGTTTTAGGCAATGTTTATTATGAGAAGGCTCAAAATGACAAGCGGGCAGAAGATTACCGCAAGGCTACGCAGAACTACCGCAAGGTGCTTTCAATGAAGTCAACTGAGAAGCAAGCCCCTGTCTTTCAGCTTCAGGCAGAGAACACGATTCGCACAATGTGGGCAATTGTGTTCAATGATGGTGTCAATGCCTTCAATGAGGCCGTGCAGCAGAAAGATGCTGCAAAGCGAAATGCCGGTATGGACACAGCAATTACGAAGTTCAAACTCGCTATTGAAATCGTGCCCGATAGTATGCAAGTCTATATGCCGTTGGCACGTGCTTACATTGTAGAGGGCAAATACGCCGAAGCTGAGCCAGTGCTAAGAAAATACATTGAGTATAACCCCGACGATGTAGATGCCTATACCTTGATTGACTTTGCACTGGAAAAGCAGGAAAAATTTGCTCAGGCGGTCGAGATGTTAGAGATTGTGGTGAGGCGCGGCAAAGCCACTCCCGATACCTACAACCGTTTGATGGTTGCTTACATTCGCGCCAATCGTATCAGTGATGCCGAGAAGCTCTTGGACAAAGCTCTGGAAAATCCTACGCCTGACATTAAGAAAACAGCGGTGCCGCTCTTACGCTATGTTGCACAGGTGCTTGCGGACAGCGGAAAGTACGAAGCGGCTATCGCTAAGCTTGAGCGTGCCTTACAGCTTGACCCTACGGTCTCTGACGCTGCTTACAACTACGCGGTCTATCACATTCAGCTTGTTGACAAGTACAAGAAGGCTTTTGAGGATAGCGTGAAGGCTGCAAATAAAGGCAAAAAGAAGGTGAAAATTCCTGAATACACTGGCGGTGCTCCCTACTATGAGCGGGCTCTTCAAGTGCTCCGCCCTGCAGCCGAGCGAGAAAATACTAAGCAATACTGGCGCCTAATGGCAAAACTTTATGCGCTGCTTGGTCGCAACGCTGACTCCAAAGAAGCTCTGAACCGAGTGAATACTGCTAAGGAAGATAGCTAA
- a CDS encoding alpha/beta fold hydrolase: MARILCTLFFLLLLGCHSAKLYHAAPVMQFKDIPYPFPTEQATVNGALVSYYDSKGNGTPLVLIHGLASNAGFWRYNLADLRQRGFRVIALDLPGYGKSGKAYSTPYSMQFFAETVRALLQHLGIQKAVWVGHSMGGQISLTAALLFPEAIEKMVLLSPAGFEAFKEGEGNWLRNSVTPDFVKKTPPERIRANIVANFYNWDDKWEWMVEERTRLVSSDEFDRFAYAVWKSVGAMLDGYVWDRLHLISTPTLVIAGENDNLIPNPFLHGGRTREVMEQGTAAMKNAKLAMVPECGHMIQMEKSELVNQLIAEFARSTAAEK, encoded by the coding sequence ATGGCTCGGATTCTTTGCACACTGTTTTTCCTTTTGCTCTTAGGTTGCCACAGCGCCAAACTTTACCACGCTGCACCTGTTATGCAGTTCAAGGACATTCCATATCCCTTTCCTACTGAGCAAGCCACGGTGAATGGTGCATTGGTCAGTTACTATGACTCGAAGGGCAATGGCACGCCGCTTGTGCTCATTCACGGGCTTGCCAGCAATGCGGGCTTTTGGCGTTACAACCTCGCGGACTTGCGTCAGCGTGGCTTTCGGGTGATTGCTCTGGATTTACCCGGCTATGGCAAGTCAGGCAAAGCGTATTCGACGCCCTACTCTATGCAGTTTTTTGCAGAAACCGTGCGCGCCCTTTTGCAACATCTTGGCATTCAGAAAGCCGTCTGGGTCGGACACTCAATGGGTGGACAAATCTCGCTTACCGCAGCACTTCTTTTTCCTGAAGCTATTGAGAAAATGGTGCTGCTGTCCCCTGCGGGCTTTGAAGCCTTCAAAGAAGGTGAAGGAAATTGGCTGCGCAATTCCGTTACACCCGACTTTGTCAAAAAAACCCCTCCAGAGCGCATTCGTGCCAACATCGTAGCCAACTTCTACAACTGGGACGACAAGTGGGAGTGGATGGTGGAAGAGCGTACCCGGCTTGTCTCATCAGATGAGTTTGACCGCTTTGCATATGCGGTTTGGAAATCTGTTGGCGCAATGCTTGATGGCTACGTGTGGGATAGATTACATCTCATCTCCACACCGACGCTGGTTATTGCAGGCGAAAACGACAACCTTATTCCTAACCCATTTTTGCACGGCGGCCGCACCCGAGAGGTAATGGAGCAAGGCACCGCCGCAATGAAGAATGCAAAGCTTGCTATGGTGCCCGAGTGCGGTCACATGATTCAAATGGAAAAGAGTGAGCTTGTCAATCAACTGATTGCTGAATTTGCACGCTCCACAGCGGCAGAAAAGTAA
- a CDS encoding long-chain fatty acid--CoA ligase, with protein MIQLNWLEKLCLYAPDKIALKEYETGRTLTFRQLDHLSNRLARLFLREFGLERGDRIALYAENSLEHFVLFFVAQKTGLIFVPLNFRLAAREIDGVLRDCTPKFIAVEEKYHSIAEQSQSFQAIPHRWSFAELQAFCYPFRDEVERFSAHAHLDENDPIFILYTSGTTGLPKGVLYTHKMLFWNSINTTIRLDLTSNDRTVCCLPLFHTGGLNALSTPFLHRAAYSCLMKKFEADAVLQALSEERATIFLAVPTILKMLAASPLFHTADLSAMRFFIVGGEALPISVIELWQRRGIPIRQGFGMTEVGPNLFSLHQDDSVRKIGSIGVPNFYVKVRLVDDEGNDVPQGSVGELIFSGDVVTPGYWRNPAETAKALKDGWLYSGDLARQDEEGFFYVVDRKKNMYISGGENVYPAEVERLLHSHPCVAEAAVIGVPDEKWGEVGKAFVVLKPNASLTEAELLEFCKANLAKYKVPKYVVFLSSLPKNDIGKINRKALLSL; from the coding sequence ATGATTCAACTGAACTGGCTGGAAAAACTTTGTCTCTATGCGCCTGACAAAATTGCGCTGAAAGAATATGAAACAGGCCGCACACTTACTTTTCGGCAGCTTGACCATCTTTCGAACCGATTGGCTCGGCTTTTCCTGCGTGAGTTTGGCTTAGAGCGTGGAGACCGCATTGCGCTTTACGCAGAAAATTCGCTCGAGCACTTTGTGCTCTTTTTCGTTGCACAGAAGACGGGTCTAATTTTCGTGCCGCTCAACTTTCGCTTGGCTGCCCGTGAAATTGACGGCGTGCTGCGAGACTGCACGCCAAAGTTTATCGCTGTTGAGGAAAAGTATCACTCTATCGCTGAGCAATCTCAATCTTTTCAAGCAATTCCGCACCGCTGGTCGTTTGCAGAACTTCAAGCCTTCTGTTACCCATTTCGCGATGAAGTCGAGCGATTTTCAGCTCACGCCCACCTTGACGAAAACGACCCAATTTTTATTCTCTACACCAGCGGCACGACTGGTCTTCCTAAGGGGGTGCTCTACACACATAAAATGCTTTTCTGGAATAGCATCAATACCACTATACGGCTTGACCTTACTTCTAACGACCGCACGGTGTGCTGTCTACCACTTTTTCACACAGGTGGCCTTAATGCGCTCTCGACCCCATTTCTTCACCGAGCTGCTTACAGTTGCTTGATGAAGAAGTTTGAGGCTGATGCTGTGCTTCAAGCACTATCCGAAGAGCGTGCCACAATTTTTTTGGCTGTGCCTACCATTCTCAAAATGCTTGCTGCCTCACCGCTCTTTCACACTGCCGATTTAAGCGCCATGCGCTTTTTTATCGTGGGTGGCGAAGCGCTTCCGATTTCAGTCATTGAGCTTTGGCAGCGCCGTGGCATTCCCATTCGTCAAGGCTTTGGCATGACAGAGGTCGGACCCAACCTTTTTTCGCTGCATCAAGATGATAGCGTGCGCAAAATTGGCTCAATTGGCGTGCCTAATTTTTATGTGAAAGTTCGCTTGGTCGATGACGAGGGGAATGATGTGCCACAAGGCAGTGTCGGCGAACTCATCTTTAGTGGCGATGTGGTTACGCCTGGCTACTGGCGTAATCCAGCGGAGACGGCTAAGGCTCTCAAAGATGGATGGCTTTATTCAGGCGATTTGGCACGACAAGATGAAGAAGGCTTTTTCTATGTCGTTGACCGCAAGAAGAATATGTATATCTCTGGCGGCGAAAATGTCTACCCTGCCGAAGTAGAGCGGCTTTTGCACTCACATCCGTGCGTCGCAGAAGCAGCCGTGATTGGCGTGCCTGATGAAAAGTGGGGTGAGGTTGGGAAAGCCTTTGTTGTCCTCAAGCCAAATGCCTCGCTCACGGAAGCAGAACTTCTTGAGTTTTGCAAGGCGAACTTGGCAAAATACAAAGTGCCAAAGTATGTGGTCTTTCTTAGCAGTCTGCCTAAAAATGACATCGGCAAAATTAATCGCAAGGCCCTTTTAAGCCTTTGA
- a CDS encoding MFS transporter, with the protein MMTQATAATMTEQKVTLYAWYALFLLFVVYVLNFADRILLVSLFASVKKEFSLSNFETALLGTTAFVLFYTALGLPFGKLADSLSRTKLIAAGLAVWSFFSGVSGFAQNFWQLFLCRVMVGVGEATLGPAALSLLSDYFPPKMRATVQAIYSSAIAGGTALSFFAGTAIDAALGWRWAFYIIGFAGLPIALLVLLLREPPRGVTETLGTPTRSDWRAVFKLPTLWLHHIGYACLAIAANSLTIWLPTYFVAAFGMAKTDVGFMVAMFVIIGGLGGTILGGAAADALRRRQRGGRLLLMSGVALVSVVLWLLFLFTEQLSFAQVLYFALMSTSLAWLGPAAADVHEIVGVSLRGIGVAVYFFVVNIIGYGIAPPIVGAISDALISHGTARALQFALLLCPLSLAISAAALWLASQRLNAQTALER; encoded by the coding sequence ATGATGACGCAGGCCACCGCAGCAACGATGACTGAACAGAAAGTAACGCTTTATGCATGGTATGCGCTTTTCTTGCTCTTCGTGGTGTATGTCTTGAACTTTGCCGACCGAATCTTGCTGGTAAGCCTTTTTGCTTCGGTTAAAAAGGAGTTTTCACTCTCCAACTTTGAGACTGCACTTTTAGGCACCACCGCGTTTGTGCTCTTCTACACTGCCTTAGGCTTGCCCTTTGGAAAACTTGCCGATAGTCTCTCTCGCACCAAACTCATTGCTGCTGGGCTTGCCGTGTGGAGTTTCTTTTCAGGGGTTTCAGGCTTTGCGCAAAACTTCTGGCAACTTTTTCTCTGTCGCGTGATGGTCGGAGTCGGTGAGGCCACCTTAGGCCCTGCCGCGCTTTCGCTGCTCAGTGATTACTTCCCACCCAAAATGCGTGCTACAGTGCAAGCAATTTATTCATCTGCGATTGCGGGAGGCACTGCGCTATCTTTCTTCGCAGGCACTGCAATTGACGCAGCACTTGGCTGGCGTTGGGCATTCTACATCATCGGCTTTGCGGGCTTGCCGATTGCGCTGCTTGTGCTGCTTCTCCGTGAGCCCCCGCGTGGCGTAACCGAAACTCTTGGCACCCCTACCCGCAGCGACTGGCGAGCCGTCTTCAAACTTCCCACGCTTTGGCTTCATCACATCGGCTATGCTTGCCTTGCAATTGCTGCCAACAGTCTTACGATTTGGCTACCGACTTACTTCGTCGCCGCCTTTGGCATGGCAAAGACCGATGTTGGGTTTATGGTTGCCATGTTTGTCATCATTGGTGGCTTAGGCGGCACTATTTTAGGCGGCGCAGCTGCCGACGCTTTGCGCCGGCGTCAGCGTGGCGGCCGATTGCTTTTGATGTCAGGCGTGGCCTTGGTATCGGTTGTGCTTTGGCTGCTTTTTCTTTTCACGGAGCAACTCTCGTTTGCGCAAGTGCTTTACTTTGCTCTGATGAGCACTTCACTGGCATGGCTGGGCCCAGCAGCTGCCGACGTGCACGAAATTGTCGGCGTTTCGCTGCGTGGCATTGGCGTAGCAGTTTATTTCTTCGTGGTGAATATCATTGGCTACGGAATCGCACCACCTATTGTTGGGGCAATCAGCGACGCGCTTATTTCACACGGCACAGCTCGTGCACTCCAATTTGCCTTGCTGCTTTGCCCGCTTTCACTTGCGATTTCTGCTGCTGCACTTTGGCTGGCTTCTCAGAGACTTAATGCACAAACTGCTCTTGAACGATGA